In one Nocardia tengchongensis genomic region, the following are encoded:
- a CDS encoding VOC family protein → MTTSTTEYASVRYLVDDVQAAVDFYTGHLGFTLHTNAVPAFADVIRGPLRLLLSGPASSGARATPADATGPGANRIHLVVADLDAEIERLRTTDIEFRSDLVSGPGGRQILLTDPAGNLIELFQLATAVTSTSR, encoded by the coding sequence ATGACAACATCCACCACCGAGTACGCCAGCGTCCGCTACCTCGTCGATGACGTTCAGGCAGCGGTCGACTTCTATACCGGCCACCTGGGCTTCACCCTGCACACCAACGCCGTCCCCGCCTTCGCCGACGTAATCCGCGGCCCGCTGCGCCTATTGCTCTCGGGCCCAGCCAGCTCCGGCGCTCGCGCCACCCCCGCCGATGCCACCGGACCAGGGGCCAATCGCATCCACCTCGTCGTCGCCGACCTTGATGCCGAAATCGAACGGCTCCGCACAACCGACATCGAATTCCGCAGCGACCTTGTCAGCGGCCCGGGTGGCCGCCAAATACTGCTCACCGACCCCGCCGGGAACCTGATTGAACTGTTCCAACTCGCCACTGCGGTCACCAGCACGTCGAGGTGA
- a CDS encoding TetR family transcriptional regulator — translation MNKSAPRGRRLGAPDTRSRILEIARRRFLAEGYTGVTMRSLAAEASVDAALISYFFGSKRGLFGAAMALSQHPAELLAQALPGDRAGLARRVLTALVTAWDDPDNGRALRALLLASTHDDNLSRLVQEMIERELITVLADHMGGTAARTRAGLIAAQALGLIHARYVLRLEPTASMPADELIDRLAPAMSIALLGPPRPGRAVR, via the coding sequence ATGAATAAATCCGCGCCCCGCGGCCGCCGCCTCGGTGCTCCCGACACCCGTAGCCGCATTCTGGAGATCGCTCGCCGGCGTTTCCTCGCCGAGGGCTACACCGGGGTGACGATGCGTTCACTGGCGGCCGAAGCGTCCGTCGACGCCGCGCTGATCAGCTATTTCTTCGGTTCCAAGCGAGGCCTGTTCGGGGCGGCGATGGCCCTGTCCCAACACCCCGCAGAGCTCCTGGCCCAAGCCCTGCCGGGCGACCGAGCCGGGCTGGCGCGCCGCGTACTCACCGCCCTGGTCACCGCCTGGGACGACCCCGACAACGGCCGCGCCCTGCGCGCCCTTCTCCTCGCCTCCACGCACGATGACAATCTGTCCCGCCTGGTCCAAGAGATGATCGAGCGAGAACTCATCACCGTGCTCGCCGACCACATGGGCGGGACCGCGGCCCGCACCCGCGCCGGACTCATCGCCGCCCAAGCGCTCGGGTTGATCCACGCCCGCTACGTGCTTCGCCTGGAACCGACGGCTTCAATGCCCGCCGATGAATTAATCGACCGCCTGGCCCCAGCCATGTCCATCGCATTGCTCGGCCCGCCGCGACCAGGTCGGGCGGTCCGCTGA
- a CDS encoding NADP-dependent oxidoreductase, producing the protein MTKAVRYNEFGGIDVLRIDEVDRPAPAAGQVLVQVKAAAINPGETALRIGAMTDIFPSTFPSGQGSDLAGVVAEIGAGADRFSPGDEVIGFSEKRAAQAELVLVDVDNLTPKPSNVPWEVAGSLYIAGVTAWGAVHSVQLEKGETVVISAAAGGVGSFAVQLARRAGATVIGLAGEGNHEWLRSHGVIPVAYGDGVTDRIKAAAPDGVDAFIDAYGGGYVELALALGVAIERIDTTIDFAAAAKYGVKTEPGPNGRAGAEVLAELAALIAAGHLEVPIANVYPLAQVRQAYTELERRHTHGKIVLRP; encoded by the coding sequence ATGACAAAGGCAGTCAGGTACAACGAATTCGGCGGAATCGACGTCCTGCGGATCGACGAGGTCGACCGCCCGGCGCCGGCGGCCGGGCAGGTCCTCGTGCAGGTGAAGGCGGCAGCCATCAACCCCGGTGAGACGGCATTACGCATCGGCGCGATGACGGACATCTTTCCCTCGACCTTTCCGTCCGGGCAGGGCAGCGATCTCGCCGGAGTCGTCGCCGAGATCGGTGCCGGAGCCGACCGATTCTCGCCCGGCGACGAGGTGATCGGATTCTCCGAGAAGCGAGCCGCTCAGGCCGAGCTGGTCCTCGTCGACGTCGACAACCTCACCCCCAAACCGAGCAACGTCCCATGGGAAGTAGCGGGCAGCCTATACATTGCCGGCGTGACCGCATGGGGTGCAGTGCATTCCGTACAGCTGGAGAAGGGCGAGACCGTCGTCATCTCCGCGGCAGCCGGAGGAGTCGGCTCGTTCGCCGTTCAGCTCGCGCGCCGTGCCGGAGCCACGGTCATCGGCCTGGCCGGCGAGGGCAACCACGAGTGGCTGCGAAGCCACGGCGTGATCCCCGTGGCCTACGGTGACGGCGTCACGGACCGGATCAAGGCCGCCGCACCGGACGGCGTCGATGCCTTCATCGACGCCTACGGCGGCGGGTACGTCGAACTGGCGCTCGCTCTCGGCGTCGCCATCGAACGGATCGACACCACCATAGATTTCGCGGCAGCCGCGAAGTATGGGGTCAAGACCGAACCCGGGCCCAACGGCAGGGCGGGCGCCGAGGTCCTCGCCGAACTGGCCGCCCTGATCGCCGCCGGACACCTCGAAGTCCCGATCGCGAACGTCTACCCGTTGGCGCAGGTTCGTCAGGCCTACACCGAACTCGAGCGCAGACACACCCACGGGAAAATCGTGCTGAGGCCCTAG
- a CDS encoding response regulator transcription factor yields the protein MIRVLLVDDQPLIRSGFRALLDLEDDIEVVAEAADGRDGVVLARQHLPDIALIDIQMPGMDGIEATRHIAADPDLAGVHVVILTNYGLDEYVYHALRAGAAGYLVKDIRPEDFLHSVRVAARGDALLAPSITRRLIHRYLAQPLNTSANTGLKELTTREREAVTLVAQGLSNDEIANHMVISPLTAKTHINRAMTKLHARDRAQLVVLAYESGLVAPHNS from the coding sequence ATGATTCGCGTTCTACTGGTCGATGACCAACCACTCATTCGCAGCGGATTCCGTGCGCTCCTGGACCTCGAAGACGATATCGAGGTAGTAGCCGAGGCCGCCGACGGGCGCGACGGTGTGGTGCTGGCCAGGCAACACCTGCCAGACATCGCGCTCATCGACATTCAGATGCCCGGTATGGACGGCATCGAGGCAACGCGGCACATTGCGGCAGACCCGGACCTGGCCGGAGTGCACGTGGTCATACTGACCAATTACGGCCTCGATGAATACGTCTACCACGCACTCCGCGCGGGCGCGGCCGGCTACCTCGTCAAAGACATTCGCCCAGAGGACTTCCTGCACTCGGTTCGCGTCGCCGCTCGCGGTGACGCTCTGCTCGCGCCCTCGATCACCCGCCGCCTGATCCACCGGTACCTCGCCCAGCCACTCAACACCAGCGCCAACACCGGCCTGAAGGAACTGACCACCCGCGAACGCGAGGCCGTCACCCTCGTCGCCCAGGGCCTGTCCAACGACGAGATCGCCAACCACATGGTCATCAGCCCGCTCACCGCGAAAACCCACATCAACCGAGCCATGACCAAGCTCCATGCCCGCGACCGCGCGCAACTCGTAGTCCTGGCTTACGAATCCGGTCTGGTCGCCCCACACAACTCCTGA
- a CDS encoding ArsR family transcriptional regulator gives MTSTRQAVPQFVHLAAHPLRWQLLTELSDSDYRVRELVARVGEPQNLVSYHLRLLRDGGLVTSTRSSHDGRDSYYHLDLDRSAEMIAGAGTVLHPALRMTPAPTAFEPSTPPTVLFVCTGNSARSAIAEELLRLRAGGRVQVLSAGSKPKPAMHPDTVRVLREEFGIDLSGRLPRHLDTLADHRFDVVITLCDKAREVCPDFGDDPRWIHWSIPDPATSRGSNEDTYPAFQATAAEIDTRIRYLLPTLTERTAQ, from the coding sequence ATGACGTCGACTCGTCAAGCCGTCCCACAGTTTGTTCATCTCGCCGCGCATCCTTTGCGTTGGCAGCTGCTGACCGAGCTGTCGGACAGTGACTATCGAGTGCGCGAGCTGGTGGCCCGCGTGGGTGAGCCGCAGAATTTGGTCTCCTACCATCTGCGCCTGCTGCGAGACGGCGGCCTGGTCACCAGCACGCGCAGCAGTCACGACGGCCGGGACAGCTACTACCACCTGGATCTCGACCGCAGCGCCGAGATGATCGCCGGAGCCGGGACAGTACTGCACCCGGCCCTCCGAATGACGCCCGCGCCAACCGCATTCGAACCCTCGACACCGCCCACGGTGCTGTTCGTCTGCACCGGCAACAGCGCCCGCTCCGCGATCGCCGAAGAGCTGTTGCGCCTACGCGCCGGCGGCCGAGTCCAGGTCCTCAGCGCTGGCAGCAAACCGAAGCCGGCCATGCATCCCGACACGGTGCGCGTACTGCGCGAGGAATTCGGCATCGATCTATCCGGCCGCCTCCCCCGCCACTTGGACACCCTCGCCGATCATCGCTTCGACGTGGTGATCACCCTGTGCGACAAGGCCCGTGAGGTCTGTCCTGACTTTGGTGACGATCCTCGATGGATCCACTGGAGCATCCCCGACCCGGCGACCTCACGCGGCAGCAACGAGGACACTTACCCGGCCTTCCAGGCCACAGCAGCCGAAATCGACACCCGCATCCGCTATCTGCTGCCGACTCTCACGGAAAGGACTGCCCAATGA
- a CDS encoding CocE/NonD family hydrolase yields MSGSANSHSWEAPDPAIWTAHGYVVVNADLRGGGTSEGIGSMFTTAEAEDYFDLIEWVGTQPWCTGRVGLDGVSYLALSQYRVAELRPPHLAALCVWEGFSDFYRDFAYPGGVREDGFSRLWSAVTARRTRMTENLRTEILRRPDRDDWYTAHTPTLERIQVPMLVCASFSDHNLHSRGSFEAFRRAGSARKWLYTHRDGKWSHYYGAEATRERIRFFDHVLRDADNGWDSCPAVRLAVHAEGARPADITYVDDWPPSETKTAVLHLNTDGQLTADPETTGGQRSFRSRRAALAWTWTAPEDIDILGPSTLRLHVALADADDMNLFVVLRKFRDGREVCFEGSYGFNADVVTKGWQRLAHRTLDPALSTPLQPVHTHHEAEPLTPGVPVAVDVALLPHATRIHRGEQLRLEIGGRWAFARDPLRGQFPGWYRQSPNTTCSIHTGPDQPATLTFAWRPAEVEHPEKP; encoded by the coding sequence GTGTCCGGTTCAGCGAACTCACACAGCTGGGAGGCGCCGGATCCGGCGATCTGGACCGCACACGGTTATGTGGTGGTCAACGCGGATCTGCGCGGCGGCGGGACCTCCGAGGGAATCGGCTCGATGTTCACCACCGCGGAGGCCGAAGACTACTTCGACCTGATCGAATGGGTTGGCACGCAACCGTGGTGCACCGGGCGCGTGGGCCTGGACGGGGTGTCATATCTGGCACTGAGCCAGTACCGAGTTGCCGAGCTGCGGCCCCCGCACCTGGCCGCCCTGTGCGTCTGGGAGGGTTTCAGCGATTTCTACCGGGACTTCGCCTACCCCGGCGGTGTACGCGAGGACGGTTTCAGCCGCCTCTGGAGCGCGGTCACCGCACGCCGCACCCGGATGACCGAGAACCTCCGCACCGAGATCCTGCGCCGCCCCGATCGCGACGACTGGTACACGGCACACACACCCACACTGGAGCGGATCCAAGTGCCAATGCTGGTGTGCGCGTCCTTCTCCGACCACAACTTGCACAGCCGCGGCAGCTTCGAAGCCTTCCGCCGCGCTGGTTCCGCGCGCAAATGGCTCTATACCCATCGCGACGGCAAGTGGTCGCACTATTACGGCGCCGAGGCCACCCGCGAGCGGATTCGATTCTTCGATCATGTGCTGCGGGACGCCGACAACGGCTGGGACTCCTGCCCGGCGGTTCGGCTCGCTGTTCATGCGGAAGGCGCACGCCCGGCGGATATCACCTACGTGGACGACTGGCCGCCCAGCGAGACGAAAACGGCTGTGCTGCACCTGAATACCGACGGCCAACTGACGGCCGACCCCGAGACGACGGGCGGACAACGCTCGTTCCGCAGCCGACGCGCCGCGCTCGCCTGGACCTGGACCGCCCCGGAGGACATCGACATCCTCGGACCGTCCACGCTACGGCTGCACGTGGCACTCGCCGACGCCGACGACATGAACCTGTTCGTCGTGCTCCGCAAGTTCCGCGACGGACGGGAAGTCTGTTTCGAAGGTTCCTACGGCTTCAACGCCGATGTCGTCACCAAGGGCTGGCAGCGACTCGCGCACCGCACCTTGGACCCCGCCCTGTCCACTCCGCTCCAACCGGTCCACACCCACCACGAGGCCGAACCTCTCACGCCCGGTGTACCGGTCGCGGTCGACGTCGCATTGTTGCCGCACGCCACTCGAATTCACCGCGGTGAGCAGCTGCGACTGGAAATCGGTGGCCGCTGGGCCTTCGCGCGCGACCCGCTCCGCGGCCAGTTCCCGGGCTGGTATCGGCAAAGCCCGAACACCACCTGTTCGATCCACACCGGCCCGGACCAGCCGGCCACCCTCACCTTCGCCTGGCGACCCGCGGAGGTCGAGCATCCGGAAAAGCCTTGA
- a CDS encoding DUF6223 family protein — MSIRHLPAVLAPALLAGIVLAAPATASVQQSAAVTGMTSGRLGPSLTALVGLAGVVVGVLALARSRIGTGKGRRGAVLALGSGLVSLVLGTVFAATADGGPGTGNGIVGAWVAMAFGLIGLVLGGVGLNRSRLSADLGNR, encoded by the coding sequence ATGTCCATTCGTCATCTGCCCGCAGTCCTAGCACCTGCCCTGCTCGCAGGTATCGTCCTCGCCGCACCGGCGACCGCCTCTGTCCAGCAGAGTGCCGCCGTCACTGGCATGACGTCCGGGCGACTCGGTCCAAGCCTGACCGCGCTGGTTGGGCTGGCCGGTGTAGTGGTCGGCGTTCTCGCCCTGGCCCGCAGTCGTATCGGCACCGGCAAGGGGCGTCGGGGCGCGGTGCTGGCGTTGGGCTCGGGCCTGGTCAGCCTGGTCCTCGGTACCGTGTTCGCGGCCACCGCCGACGGTGGTCCTGGCACCGGCAACGGGATTGTAGGGGCTTGGGTGGCCATGGCGTTCGGTCTGATCGGCCTGGTCCTCGGCGGGGTGGGCCTGAACCGCTCTCGCCTATCGGCTGACCTCGGAAATCGCTGA
- a CDS encoding sensor histidine kinase: MSRAPIRIGDWAVAIGAAAILLGTGLSGQRSPASLDLVGYALLMTGGLALAAYRRAPVTVLAATALCVLGYQAIGFDVAAIAFLIAVYATVRAGQHLVAVAGSVLMVLTLPFAMLLAHQDWSMAEAFAQARHALQLAWLIAAGAAGEALRQAERRADEAERTREETARRRADEERLHIARELHDSLTQQISVIKVQSEAAVHVALKRGDAVPEALYAIREAGREAARELRATLEALREDSTAPRQGLDHVQELVKRACTTGLDATLTIEGQPLDLPAAVDRTVYRIVQESLTNISRHAAATTASVRIDYRPDALVIRVDDDGKAGLHNSPVHGVGLLGMRERVSALGGQLRAAPRSEGGFSVRAELPVEPT, translated from the coding sequence ATGAGCAGGGCACCGATCCGGATCGGAGACTGGGCGGTCGCCATCGGAGCGGCGGCCATCCTGTTGGGCACCGGTCTGTCCGGGCAACGCTCACCCGCAAGTCTGGACCTGGTCGGTTATGCGCTGCTGATGACCGGTGGCCTGGCGTTGGCCGCGTACCGCCGGGCCCCGGTAACCGTGCTGGCAGCGACCGCGTTGTGCGTATTGGGTTACCAGGCAATCGGTTTCGACGTGGCCGCCATCGCGTTCCTGATCGCGGTGTACGCGACGGTCCGGGCCGGACAGCACCTCGTCGCGGTGGCAGGTTCGGTGCTCATGGTGCTCACTTTGCCCTTCGCGATGCTCCTCGCGCACCAGGACTGGTCCATGGCGGAGGCGTTCGCGCAGGCCCGCCATGCCCTCCAACTCGCCTGGCTCATCGCGGCCGGCGCCGCGGGAGAGGCACTGCGGCAGGCCGAGAGAAGGGCAGACGAGGCCGAGCGCACCCGCGAGGAGACCGCGCGGCGCCGCGCCGACGAGGAACGCTTGCATATCGCGCGGGAGCTGCATGATTCTCTCACGCAACAGATTTCGGTCATCAAGGTGCAATCCGAGGCCGCTGTCCATGTCGCGCTCAAGCGGGGCGACGCGGTACCGGAGGCGCTGTACGCGATCCGGGAGGCCGGTCGCGAGGCCGCGCGGGAACTACGAGCGACGCTGGAGGCGCTACGTGAGGACAGCACTGCCCCACGGCAAGGGCTCGACCACGTCCAGGAGCTCGTAAAACGCGCCTGCACAACGGGTTTGGACGCGACGTTGACGATCGAAGGGCAACCCTTGGATCTGCCCGCCGCAGTGGACCGGACCGTTTACCGCATCGTTCAGGAGTCGTTGACCAACATCTCCAGGCACGCCGCCGCCACCACAGCATCAGTCCGGATCGATTACCGCCCGGACGCATTGGTCATTCGGGTCGACGACGATGGCAAGGCCGGACTGCACAACTCACCCGTCCACGGTGTCGGACTGCTCGGGATGCGCGAACGCGTCAGCGCGCTCGGTGGCCAACTCCGGGCGGCGCCACGGAGCGAGGGCGGTTTCTCCGTCCGCGCCGAACTCCCCGTGGAACCCACATGA